The Clostridioides sp. ES-S-0010-02 genome window below encodes:
- the spoVG gene encoding septation regulator SpoVG → MKITDVRVRKLTEEGKMKCIVSITFDNLFVVHDIKVIEGHNGLFIAMPSRKVGEGNFRDIAHPINAEMRQVLEDAVLQAYHEALVQWEVAAE, encoded by the coding sequence ATGAAGATAACTGACGTAAGAGTAAGAAAATTAACAGAAGAAGGCAAGATGAAATGTATAGTTTCAATAACTTTTGATAATTTGTTTGTAGTGCATGATATAAAAGTTATAGAAGGCCACAATGGGTTATTTATAGCAATGCCTAGCAGAAAAGTAGGCGAAGGAAATTTCAGAGACATAGCTCATCCAATAAATGCAGAAATGAGACAAGTTTTAGAAGATGCAGTTTTACAAGCGTATCATGAAGCATTAGTTCAATGGGAAGTAGCTGCTGAATAA
- the glmU gene encoding bifunctional UDP-N-acetylglucosamine diphosphorylase/glucosamine-1-phosphate N-acetyltransferase GlmU produces MNFKAIILAAGKGTRMKSKYPKVIHKVCGKEMVNHIIDVSKKSGVKDTVVILGHEADVVKEKLAEETMIAMQTEQLGTGHAVKMAKEYINDDDIIVVLCGDTPLIKEETLKKLFDFHIENKYHATVLTTKVGNPTGYGRIIRDKKGDLLKIVEQKDANSEEKMISEINSGIYCFNGKSLREALDLLNNNNAQGEYYLTDTAKIMRDKGLKVGAFAGSTIEELMGVNSRVELSKAEEIMRRRINESHMVNGVTIINTNSTYIESDVEIGNDTIIYPGVMLQGKTKIGSDCIIGMNSSITNSEIGNGTEIKNSTILDSKVGDNTTVGPYAYLRPKTNLGNNVKIGDFVEVKNAVIEDGSKASHLSYIGDAHVGKNVNIGCGVVFVNYDGKNKFKSIVKDDAFIGSNSNLVAPVVVEEKGYIATGSTITHDVPDGALAIARQRQVVKEGWVEKKNQKDNQGK; encoded by the coding sequence ATGAACTTTAAAGCTATAATCCTTGCCGCTGGCAAAGGAACAAGAATGAAGTCTAAATACCCAAAAGTTATACATAAAGTATGCGGAAAAGAAATGGTCAACCATATTATAGATGTTTCAAAAAAATCAGGTGTAAAGGATACTGTTGTAATTTTGGGGCATGAAGCGGATGTAGTAAAAGAAAAACTTGCAGAAGAAACTATGATAGCTATGCAAACAGAACAGCTTGGAACAGGACATGCTGTAAAAATGGCTAAAGAATATATAAATGATGACGATATAATAGTTGTACTTTGTGGAGATACTCCACTTATAAAGGAAGAAACATTAAAGAAATTATTTGATTTCCATATAGAAAATAAATATCATGCCACAGTTCTTACAACAAAAGTTGGAAATCCAACAGGTTATGGTAGAATAATAAGAGATAAGAAGGGTGACCTTCTTAAAATAGTGGAACAAAAAGATGCAAATTCAGAAGAAAAAATGATAAGTGAGATAAATTCTGGGATATACTGTTTTAATGGAAAGAGTCTTAGAGAAGCATTAGATTTGTTAAATAATAACAATGCACAAGGTGAATATTATTTAACTGATACTGCTAAAATAATGAGAGACAAGGGCTTAAAAGTTGGTGCATTTGCAGGTTCAACTATTGAAGAACTTATGGGTGTTAACTCAAGAGTGGAATTATCAAAGGCAGAAGAAATTATGAGAAGAAGAATAAATGAATCTCATATGGTAAATGGAGTGACTATAATAAACACTAACTCTACCTACATAGAATCTGATGTTGAGATAGGTAATGATACTATAATATATCCAGGGGTTATGTTACAAGGAAAAACAAAGATAGGTTCAGATTGTATAATTGGAATGAACTCATCTATAACAAACTCAGAAATAGGAAATGGTACAGAAATAAAAAATTCAACGATACTTGATAGTAAAGTTGGAGATAATACTACTGTTGGACCATATGCATATTTAAGACCGAAAACTAACTTAGGAAACAATGTAAAAATAGGTGATTTTGTAGAGGTAAAAAATGCTGTTATAGAAGATGGTTCAAAAGCATCTCATCTTTCTTATATAGGAGATGCGCATGTTGGAAAAAATGTAAATATTGGATGTGGAGTAGTATTTGTAAACTATGATGGTAAAAATAAATTTAAGTCAATAGTTAAAGATGATGCGTTTATAGGTTCAAATTCTAATTTAGTTGCACCAGTAGTTGTAGAAGAAAAAGGATATATAGCAACAGGTTCAACAATAACACATGATGTCCCAGATGGAGCTTTAGCAATAGCAAGACAAAGACAAGTTGTTAAAGAAGGATGGGTAGAAAAGAAGAATCAAAAAGATAATCAAGGTAAGTAG
- a CDS encoding UDP-N-acetylmuramate--L-alanine ligase has product MNIHFIGIGGISMSALAEICINKGYQVSGSDSNESYLLDKLRDQGANIYIGQKKENISDDVNMVVYTAAVHPDNEELIAAREKNKLIMNRATFLGQIMREYKNSIAVSGTHGKTSTTSMLSTIFEYADLDPTILVGGNLSMIGGNVKIGNSNHFITEACEYVDSFLNFNPKISIVLNVEEDHLDYFSGIDEIKASFNKFGKLLPPDGYFIINGDDENVDDILYDVKATIIKYGRDSDNDAVIKDIHFDNSGHGIFKIEYQGKDLGEFELSVYGLHNIYNASSAIMAALVSGIDLETIRKNLKIYKGVGRRFESKGYYKNALVIDDYAHHPTELKATLAAAKKLKKSTLWCIFQPHTYTRTKSLLGEFSEAFYAADKVIITDIYAAREDDPGDIHSKDLVEKLYQNNVDAIYIKEFEDIVKYLRENVNDNDLVITAGAGPIYKVADLLVEK; this is encoded by the coding sequence ATGAATATACACTTTATAGGAATTGGCGGTATCAGCATGAGTGCATTAGCCGAAATATGTATCAATAAGGGTTATCAGGTTTCAGGTTCGGATTCAAACGAATCATATCTATTAGACAAACTTAGGGATCAAGGGGCAAACATCTATATCGGTCAAAAAAAAGAAAATATATCAGATGATGTAAATATGGTTGTTTATACTGCAGCAGTTCACCCAGATAATGAAGAACTTATAGCTGCTCGAGAAAAGAATAAATTAATAATGAACAGAGCTACTTTTTTAGGCCAGATTATGAGAGAATATAAAAACTCTATAGCAGTTTCTGGTACACATGGAAAGACTTCTACAACATCTATGTTGTCTACAATTTTTGAATATGCAGACTTAGACCCAACTATACTAGTTGGTGGTAACTTAAGCATGATAGGTGGTAATGTTAAGATAGGTAATTCTAACCATTTTATAACTGAAGCATGTGAATATGTAGATAGTTTCCTTAATTTTAATCCTAAGATATCTATAGTTTTAAATGTTGAGGAAGACCATCTTGATTATTTCTCAGGTATAGACGAAATCAAAGCTTCTTTTAATAAATTTGGTAAACTTTTACCTCCAGATGGATATTTCATAATAAATGGTGATGATGAAAATGTAGATGACATATTATATGATGTCAAAGCTACTATTATAAAATATGGTAGAGATTCTGACAATGATGCTGTAATAAAAGACATACATTTTGATAATAGTGGTCATGGGATATTTAAAATAGAGTATCAAGGAAAAGATTTGGGAGAATTCGAGCTTTCTGTATATGGTCTTCATAATATATACAATGCTTCTTCTGCTATAATGGCAGCTCTTGTTTCTGGTATTGATTTAGAGACTATAAGAAAAAATTTAAAAATATATAAAGGTGTAGGAAGACGATTTGAATCTAAAGGATACTACAAAAATGCCTTAGTAATAGATGATTATGCACATCATCCAACTGAATTAAAGGCTACTTTAGCTGCTGCTAAAAAGTTAAAAAAATCAACTTTATGGTGCATCTTCCAGCCACATACTTACACTAGAACAAAATCTCTTTTAGGAGAATTTTCAGAAGCTTTCTATGCTGCTGATAAAGTTATCATAACAGACATATATGCTGCAAGAGAAGATGATCCAGGAGATATACACTCTAAAGATTTAGTTGAAAAATTATATCAAAACAACGTAGATGCTATCTACATAAAAGAATTTGAAGATATAGTAAAATATTTACGTGAAAATGTTAATGATAATGATTTAGTAATAACTGCTGGTGCTGGTCCAATATATAAGGTTGCAGACTTACTAGTTGAAAAATAG
- the purR gene encoding pur operon repressor has protein sequence MKFKRTERIGAIVKILSDNPNKIYTLSYFTNQFNAAKSTISEDLLVVKNVFEKLHLGKVITISGAAGGVKYIPKTSIAENAEFLMELCEKICDTSRILSGGFLYLIDLIYDPTIAAKIGKIFASNIEYVDADYVVTMETKGIPMALMTAKAMNLPLVIIRKDIKVSEGPTLSMTYVSGNNSKVESMSLPRRALKPDSKVIIIDDFMRGGGTIKGMVDLMNEFGAEVIGTGVFISTTNPSEKMVKDYISLIQLDVTGDKIVVEPNLKTFKDEYRNEELDEENDSEFEFEIDED, from the coding sequence ATGAAATTTAAAAGAACAGAGAGAATTGGAGCAATAGTTAAAATACTATCTGATAATCCAAATAAAATATATACATTAAGTTATTTTACAAATCAATTTAATGCAGCAAAATCCACAATAAGTGAAGATTTATTAGTTGTAAAAAATGTATTTGAAAAACTACATTTAGGGAAAGTTATAACTATCTCAGGTGCAGCAGGAGGAGTAAAATATATACCTAAAACTTCTATAGCAGAAAATGCAGAGTTTTTAATGGAATTATGTGAGAAAATATGTGACACATCTAGAATACTATCTGGTGGTTTTTTATACTTAATTGATTTAATTTATGACCCTACAATAGCTGCTAAGATAGGAAAAATATTTGCTTCAAACATTGAATATGTAGATGCAGATTATGTTGTAACAATGGAAACAAAAGGTATACCTATGGCACTTATGACTGCAAAGGCTATGAATTTGCCTTTAGTTATAATAAGGAAAGACATAAAAGTATCAGAAGGTCCTACCCTTAGTATGACATATGTAAGTGGAAATAATTCGAAGGTTGAGAGTATGAGTTTACCAAGAAGGGCTCTTAAACCAGATAGTAAAGTTATAATTATAGATGATTTCATGAGGGGTGGAGGTACTATAAAAGGAATGGTAGACCTTATGAATGAATTTGGAGCAGAGGTTATAGGTACTGGAGTATTTATATCTACAACAAATCCTTCAGAAAAAATGGTAAAAGATTATATATCACTAATTCAGTTAGATGTTACTGGAGATAAAATAGTAGTTGAACCAAATTTAAAAACTTTTAAAGATGAATATAGAAATGAAGAATTAGATGAAGAAAATGATTCAGAATTTGAATTTGAAATAGATGAAGATTAA